The Achromobacter pestifer genome includes a region encoding these proteins:
- the ispF gene encoding 2-C-methyl-D-erythritol 2,4-cyclodiphosphate synthase, whose amino-acid sequence MSIPFRVGQGFDVHALVEGRPLIIGGVTIPHTHGLLGHSDADVLLHAITDALLGAAGLGDIGRHFPDTDPAFKGADSRVLLRAAMARVRAAGWAPVNIDATLHAQAPKIGPHAPAMVKNIAADTGLAETEVNIKAKTNEGLGYLGRKEGIAATVVALLARAPS is encoded by the coding sequence ATGAGTATTCCTTTCCGCGTCGGCCAAGGTTTCGACGTGCATGCGCTGGTCGAGGGCCGCCCGCTGATCATCGGCGGCGTCACGATCCCCCACACTCATGGCCTGCTGGGGCATTCGGACGCGGACGTGCTGCTGCACGCGATTACCGACGCACTGCTGGGCGCCGCCGGCCTGGGCGACATCGGCCGGCACTTTCCGGATACCGACCCGGCCTTCAAGGGCGCCGACAGCCGCGTGCTGCTGCGCGCGGCCATGGCACGGGTGCGCGCCGCCGGTTGGGCGCCGGTGAACATCGATGCCACGCTGCACGCGCAGGCGCCCAAGATCGGCCCGCATGCGCCGGCCATGGTGAAGAACATCGCCGCCGATACCGGGCTGGCCGAGACCGAGGTCAACATCAAGGCCAAGACCAACGAAGGCCTGGGCTACCTGGGCCGCAAGGAAGGCATTGCGGCGACGGTGGTGGCCTTGTTGGCGCGCGCGCCTTCGTAG
- the ispD gene encoding 2-C-methyl-D-erythritol 4-phosphate cytidylyltransferase — translation MSASLIAIVPAAGVGARASRPGHETVPKQYRPLSGQPMLRHAVCALLADERISQVRVAVTPGDGWVDAALAGLPRTVWRACGGATRADTVAGALADSGVADDTWVLVHDAARPGLPAAALGRLIDACLADPVGGLLALPVADTVKGGHERVERTLNRNGLWLAQTPQMFRAGVLRDALTAASVNGAAVTDEASAIEAAGYAPLLVPGAMRNFKVTWPDDFELMEKWL, via the coding sequence ATGTCTGCCTCCCTCATTGCAATCGTGCCCGCTGCGGGCGTAGGCGCCCGCGCCAGCCGGCCCGGGCATGAAACCGTGCCCAAGCAATATCGTCCACTCTCCGGACAGCCCATGCTGCGCCACGCGGTATGCGCGCTGCTGGCCGACGAGCGCATCTCGCAGGTGCGCGTGGCCGTGACCCCGGGCGACGGCTGGGTGGACGCCGCGCTGGCCGGCCTGCCGCGCACCGTGTGGCGCGCCTGCGGCGGCGCGACGCGTGCGGATACCGTGGCCGGCGCGCTGGCCGACAGCGGCGTGGCCGACGACACCTGGGTGCTGGTGCACGACGCCGCGCGTCCCGGGCTGCCGGCGGCGGCGCTGGGCCGGTTGATCGACGCCTGCCTGGCGGATCCCGTGGGCGGCCTGTTGGCGCTGCCCGTGGCGGACACTGTCAAGGGCGGCCATGAGCGCGTGGAGCGCACGCTGAACCGCAACGGCCTGTGGCTGGCGCAGACCCCGCAGATGTTCCGGGCCGGCGTGCTGCGCGACGCGCTGACGGCGGCCTCCGTGAACGGCGCGGCCGTCACCGACGAGGCTTCGGCCATCGAGGCGGCCGGCTATGCGCCGCTGCTGGTGCCCGGCGCCATGCGCAATTTCAAGGTGACATGGCCGGATGATTTTGAACTGATGGAAAAATGGCTATGA
- the mfd gene encoding transcription-repair coupling factor — MPAPSLMPAPSAPATFAPPVPATAPTLSALKAGARYAQPRPPGSGDAWLLADLARQASAPLVILTAEPVEAQRLAEEIQLFAPDLRVRQLPDWETLPYDAFSPHQDLISERLHTLHSLMTKSVDVLTVPVTTALYRLAPPSFLAAYTFSFKQKDKLNEAALRAQLTLANYNHVTQVTAPGEFCLRGGLIDLFPMGSVVPYRLDLFDDEIETIRSFDVDTQRSLYPVREVQLLPGREFPMDEDARNRFRARFREVFEGDPSRALPYKDIGNGIPFAGVEYYLPLFFEETATLFDYLTQGTVTVTVGDIDDAIQRFNQDTSSRYGFLKSDRERPVLPPSELFLDNETLYARLKDFRRLSLTAGQPHPDFRAAPDVSVARRAEDPIAKLRALVQAGQTRVLLCADSAGRRETLVQMLNEFGVTPDAQPDTIEAFLASEAHFGIVAAPLSTGFGLPQANLAFLTENDLYPGLATTGRRGKRDQERASNVEAMVRDLSELRAGDPVVHAQHGIGRYHGLVNMDMGEGGMEFLHLEYANGSTLYVPVSQLHVIARYSGADPEAAPLHQLGSGQWDKARRKAARQVRDTAAELLALYAQRAAREGFAFNLPLNDYQAFAEGFGFEETVDQAAAIEAVIADMTSGRPMDRLVCGDVGFGKTEVALRAAFLAVANGKQVALLCPTTLLAEQHAQTFSDRFADWPVKVVELSRFRSAKEVAAAVEGINDGRVDIVIGTHKILSKDVQFKRLGLVIIDEEHRFGVRQKETLKALRAEVDVLTLTATPIPRTLGMSLEGIRDFSVIATAPQKRLAIKTFVRREDGSTLREALLRELKRGGQCYFLHNEVETIHNRRARLEELVPEARIAVAHGQMPERELEQVMKGFYQQRYNVLLCTTIIETGIDVPSANTIVIHRADRFGLAQLHQLRGRVGRSHHQAYAYLLTPGEDAITNNAKKRLEAIQAMEELGSGFYLAMHDLEIRGTGEVLGDSQSGNIQEVGFSMYNEMLNEAVRALRAGEEPDLDAPFNLACEVNLHAPALLPSDYCADVHARLGIYKRLAHAADEDDLIHIQEELIDRFGKLPEAAQTLLATHRLRLAAQPLGIVKIDASETQALLQFGPKTSVDPAKIIELVQRQRHIKLAGQDKLRVEIKAAQIPARADAVRAVLRALK; from the coding sequence ATGCCTGCTCCCAGTCTGATGCCAGCCCCCTCCGCCCCCGCCACATTCGCGCCTCCCGTGCCCGCCACGGCCCCCACCCTGTCCGCGCTGAAGGCCGGCGCGCGCTATGCCCAACCGCGTCCGCCGGGGTCCGGCGACGCCTGGTTGCTGGCGGATCTGGCGCGGCAGGCTTCTGCGCCGCTGGTCATCCTGACGGCCGAGCCCGTCGAGGCTCAGCGTCTGGCCGAGGAGATCCAGCTGTTCGCCCCGGACCTGCGGGTGCGCCAGCTGCCCGACTGGGAAACGCTGCCCTACGACGCCTTCTCGCCGCATCAGGACCTGATTTCGGAACGCCTGCACACGCTGCATTCGCTGATGACCAAGTCAGTGGACGTGCTGACGGTGCCGGTCACCACCGCGCTGTACCGGCTGGCGCCGCCCTCGTTCCTGGCGGCCTACACCTTTTCCTTCAAGCAGAAGGACAAGCTCAACGAAGCCGCGCTGCGCGCCCAGCTGACCCTGGCCAACTACAACCACGTCACCCAGGTGACGGCGCCGGGCGAGTTCTGCCTGCGCGGCGGCCTGATCGACCTGTTCCCCATGGGTTCGGTGGTGCCCTACCGCCTGGACCTGTTCGACGACGAAATCGAGACCATCCGCAGCTTCGACGTGGACACGCAGCGCAGCCTGTACCCGGTGCGCGAAGTGCAGCTGCTGCCCGGCCGCGAATTCCCGATGGACGAAGACGCGCGCAACCGCTTCCGGGCGCGCTTCCGTGAAGTCTTCGAAGGCGACCCTTCCCGCGCGCTGCCCTACAAGGACATCGGCAACGGCATTCCGTTTGCCGGCGTCGAATACTACCTGCCGCTCTTCTTCGAGGAAACGGCGACGCTGTTCGACTACCTGACGCAAGGCACGGTCACCGTCACGGTGGGCGACATCGACGACGCCATCCAGCGCTTCAACCAGGACACGTCCAGCCGCTACGGCTTCCTGAAGAGCGACCGTGAACGGCCGGTGCTGCCTCCGTCGGAACTGTTCCTGGACAACGAGACGCTCTACGCCCGGTTGAAGGACTTCCGCCGGCTGTCGCTCACCGCCGGCCAGCCGCATCCCGACTTCCGCGCAGCTCCCGACGTAAGCGTGGCCCGGCGCGCCGAGGATCCCATCGCCAAGCTGCGCGCGCTGGTGCAGGCAGGCCAGACCCGCGTGCTGCTGTGCGCCGACTCCGCCGGCCGGCGCGAGACCCTGGTGCAGATGCTGAATGAATTCGGCGTCACGCCGGACGCGCAGCCCGACACCATCGAGGCTTTCCTGGCGTCGGAGGCCCATTTCGGCATCGTCGCGGCGCCGCTTTCCACCGGTTTCGGGCTGCCCCAGGCCAATCTGGCCTTCCTCACCGAAAACGACCTGTACCCCGGGCTGGCCACCACCGGCCGCCGCGGCAAGCGCGACCAGGAACGCGCCAGCAACGTCGAAGCCATGGTGCGCGACCTGTCCGAGCTGCGCGCCGGCGACCCCGTCGTGCATGCGCAGCACGGCATCGGCCGCTACCACGGCCTGGTCAACATGGACATGGGCGAAGGCGGGATGGAATTCCTCCATCTCGAATACGCCAACGGCAGCACGCTGTACGTGCCGGTGTCGCAGCTGCATGTGATCGCCCGCTACAGCGGCGCCGATCCGGAGGCCGCCCCCCTGCATCAGCTGGGTTCCGGACAATGGGACAAGGCGCGCCGCAAGGCCGCCCGCCAGGTCCGAGATACCGCCGCCGAGCTGTTGGCCCTGTATGCCCAGCGCGCGGCGCGCGAGGGTTTCGCCTTCAACCTGCCGCTCAACGACTACCAGGCCTTCGCCGAAGGCTTCGGCTTCGAGGAAACGGTCGACCAGGCAGCCGCCATCGAGGCCGTCATCGCCGACATGACCTCCGGCCGGCCCATGGACCGCCTGGTCTGCGGCGACGTGGGCTTCGGCAAGACCGAGGTCGCCCTGCGCGCCGCCTTCCTGGCCGTGGCCAACGGCAAGCAGGTCGCCCTGCTCTGCCCCACCACGCTGCTGGCCGAGCAGCACGCGCAGACCTTCTCCGACCGCTTCGCCGATTGGCCCGTGAAAGTGGTGGAACTGTCCCGTTTCCGCTCTGCCAAGGAAGTCGCCGCCGCCGTCGAAGGCATCAACGACGGCCGCGTCGACATCGTCATCGGCACCCACAAGATCCTGTCCAAGGACGTGCAGTTCAAGCGGCTGGGCCTGGTCATCATCGACGAGGAACACCGCTTCGGCGTGCGCCAGAAGGAAACGCTGAAGGCGCTGCGCGCCGAGGTCGACGTGCTGACGCTGACGGCCACGCCGATCCCGCGCACGCTGGGCATGTCGCTGGAAGGCATACGCGACTTCTCCGTCATCGCCACCGCGCCGCAGAAGCGCCTGGCCATCAAGACCTTCGTGCGGCGCGAGGATGGCAGCACTCTGCGCGAAGCGCTCTTGCGCGAACTCAAGCGCGGCGGCCAGTGCTATTTCCTGCACAACGAGGTCGAGACCATCCACAACCGCCGCGCCCGCCTGGAAGAGCTGGTGCCCGAGGCCCGCATCGCCGTGGCCCACGGCCAGATGCCCGAGCGCGAGCTGGAACAGGTCATGAAGGGCTTCTACCAGCAGCGCTACAACGTGCTGTTGTGCACCACCATCATCGAGACGGGCATCGACGTACCCAGCGCCAACACCATCGTGATCCACCGGGCCGACCGCTTCGGGCTGGCCCAGTTGCACCAGCTGCGCGGCCGGGTCGGGCGCTCGCACCACCAGGCCTACGCCTACCTGCTGACGCCCGGCGAAGACGCCATCACCAACAACGCCAAGAAGCGCCTGGAAGCCATCCAGGCCATGGAAGAGCTCGGCTCCGGCTTCTACCTGGCCATGCACGACCTGGAGATCCGGGGTACCGGCGAGGTGCTGGGCGATTCGCAGTCCGGCAATATTCAGGAGGTGGGCTTCTCGATGTACAACGAGATGCTCAACGAGGCGGTGCGCGCGCTGCGCGCCGGCGAAGAGCCCGACCTGGACGCCCCCTTCAACCTGGCCTGTGAAGTCAACCTGCACGCCCCGGCGCTGCTGCCGTCCGACTATTGCGCCGACGTCCACGCCCGCCTGGGCATCTACAAGCGCCTGGCGCACGCCGCGGACGAAGACGACCTGATCCACATCCAGGAAGAACTGATCGACCGCTTCGGCAAGCTGCCGGAGGCCGCCCAGACGCTGCTCGCCACGCATCGCCTGCGCCTGGCCGCCCAGCCCCTGGGCATCGTCAAGATCGACGCCAGCGAAACCCAGGCGCTGCTGCAATTCGGCCCCAAGACCTCGGTCGACCCGGCCAAGATCATCGAACTGGTGCAGCGCCAGCGCCACATCAAACTGGCGGGACAGGATAAATTGCGGGTTGAGATCAAGGCCGCGCAGATCCCGGCCCGCGCCGACGCCGTGCGCGCCGTGCTGCGCGCTCTGAAGTAA
- the serB gene encoding phosphoserine phosphatase SerB, whose product MTTHHLVIQSPGLTVEHAEQLAALAQAQGVARISATAARLLDVQHDAATRAEVVGWAERHGVDTAFLPAGLKLSECKVLAMDMDSTLINIECIDEIAGVAGLKDKVSEITEAAMRGEIKDFSESLRRRVALLEGVPADALEQVYTDKLRLNPGAERLISTAQAAGIKVLLVSGGFTFFTERLRQRLNLDSAHANTLEIANGVLTGKVIGDILDADAKEAHLREFARQHGAAQEQIIAMGDGANDLKMLGIAGFPVAYHAKPLVRQQTRYALNVSGLDGVLNWFES is encoded by the coding sequence ATGACTACCCATCACCTTGTCATCCAATCCCCCGGCCTGACCGTGGAACACGCGGAACAGCTGGCAGCCCTGGCCCAGGCGCAAGGCGTGGCGCGCATCAGCGCCACCGCCGCCCGCCTGCTCGACGTGCAGCACGACGCCGCCACCCGCGCCGAAGTCGTGGGCTGGGCCGAGCGCCATGGCGTCGACACCGCCTTCCTGCCCGCCGGCCTGAAGCTGTCGGAGTGCAAGGTGCTGGCGATGGACATGGATTCCACGCTGATCAACATCGAATGCATCGACGAGATCGCTGGCGTGGCGGGCCTGAAGGACAAGGTCTCCGAAATCACCGAGGCCGCCATGCGCGGCGAAATCAAGGATTTCTCCGAAAGCCTGCGGCGCCGCGTCGCCCTGCTCGAAGGCGTGCCCGCCGACGCGCTGGAACAGGTCTACACGGACAAGCTGCGCCTGAATCCCGGCGCCGAACGCCTGATCTCCACGGCCCAGGCCGCCGGCATCAAGGTGCTGCTGGTCTCCGGCGGCTTCACCTTCTTCACGGAACGCCTGCGCCAGCGCCTGAACCTGGACAGCGCGCATGCCAACACCCTGGAAATCGCCAACGGCGTGCTGACCGGCAAGGTCATCGGTGACATCCTCGACGCCGACGCCAAGGAAGCCCACCTGCGCGAGTTCGCCCGCCAGCACGGCGCCGCCCAGGAGCAGATCATCGCCATGGGCGACGGCGCCAACGACCTGAAGATGCTGGGCATCGCCGGCTTCCCGGTCGCCTACCACGCCAAGCCGCTGGTGCGTCAGCAGACGCGCTACGCGCTCAACGTGTCGGGGCTGGACGGGGTGTTGAACTGGTTCGAAAGCTGA
- a CDS encoding TonB-dependent receptor, with the protein MKPQDTYSLNTLTTSLAAAIAAPALFISPYAAAQSADSGVTQLAPVRVEGEGSSYQTSTAQSPKFTAPLLDTPRTVQVVPKQVIQDQAASTLQDVLRNSPGITFGAGEGGRPGGDLPIIRGQNSAGSIFLDGIRDSSTQVRDTFNLEQVEVIKGPDSVYSGRGGAGGSINMVSKTPKATDFTEATAQIGTDSNYRATIDSNWRLADKAAFRLNVMGNKGDAPGRDDAVDFERWGVAPSLTLGVGTPTRITLSYYHYQDDSMPDYSIPYDPKTGQPVTETMGVSRKSFYGLKGRDFMKTRDDVATVDFQHDFSDKLQLRNVTRYGRGTTDFAATNPDDSKGNIPNGLVYRALKSGYYVTKSFANQTNLTGEFDTGSLKHSFDLGFEYSNIKQDKDSYTESGVPAGTSGCVTGTANGKNTYANPALCASLWDPDPGTYYPGHLQRNNNPARYNTDTVALYGFDTIKFNEQWQASLGLRWDNYRTSGSNIAKGRNDPASTPAFYSTSREDNLFNYQVGVAYKPAPNGTIYATYGTSSTPSAIASSAISDAVSVTSQSLEPEKSRTVELGTKWQVFDDRLTLSAAAFQDIRKNTSVAVSATETAQVGEAKVRGIELGFSGSITPKWNVFGGYTFMDSEMTKGAYNSGAVGQDLPNTPRNAFSLWTTYKVLPKLTVGGGAYYVDKVYGNSDATKNADGTPKARWVPSYWRFDAMAAYEFNDHMSAQLNVLNIFDETYYTKAYAAHYAALGTGRAALLSLRVRY; encoded by the coding sequence TTGAAGCCCCAAGATACGTATTCGCTGAATACGCTCACGACCTCCCTGGCCGCCGCGATCGCGGCCCCCGCGCTGTTCATCAGCCCGTACGCCGCCGCCCAATCCGCGGATTCGGGCGTGACGCAACTTGCGCCCGTGCGCGTGGAGGGTGAGGGGTCGTCGTACCAGACCTCTACGGCGCAGTCGCCCAAGTTCACGGCGCCCCTGCTGGACACCCCGCGCACGGTGCAAGTCGTGCCGAAGCAGGTGATCCAGGATCAGGCCGCGTCGACGCTGCAGGATGTGCTGCGCAACTCGCCCGGCATCACGTTCGGCGCGGGCGAAGGCGGCCGCCCGGGCGGCGACTTGCCCATCATCCGCGGCCAGAACTCGGCCGGCAGCATTTTCCTGGACGGCATACGCGATTCCAGCACGCAGGTGCGCGATACCTTCAACCTGGAACAGGTCGAAGTCATCAAGGGCCCCGACTCGGTCTATTCGGGCCGCGGCGGCGCGGGCGGCAGTATCAACATGGTCAGCAAGACGCCCAAGGCCACCGACTTCACCGAAGCCACGGCGCAGATCGGCACGGACAGCAACTACCGCGCGACGATCGACAGCAACTGGCGCCTGGCCGACAAGGCCGCGTTCCGCCTGAACGTCATGGGCAACAAGGGCGACGCGCCCGGCCGCGACGACGCGGTGGACTTCGAGCGCTGGGGCGTGGCGCCCTCGCTGACCTTGGGCGTGGGCACGCCGACGCGCATCACGCTGAGCTACTACCACTACCAAGACGACAGCATGCCGGATTACTCCATCCCGTATGACCCGAAGACGGGCCAGCCGGTGACGGAGACCATGGGCGTGAGCCGCAAGAGCTTCTATGGCTTGAAGGGCCGCGATTTCATGAAGACCCGCGACGATGTCGCGACCGTGGACTTCCAGCACGATTTCTCGGACAAGCTGCAGCTGCGCAACGTGACGCGCTATGGCCGCGGAACGACCGATTTCGCTGCGACCAATCCTGACGACAGCAAGGGCAATATCCCGAATGGCCTGGTGTACCGCGCGCTCAAGTCGGGCTACTACGTCACCAAGAGCTTCGCGAACCAGACCAACCTGACGGGCGAATTCGATACCGGCAGCCTGAAGCACTCGTTCGACCTGGGCTTCGAGTACAGCAACATCAAGCAGGACAAGGACAGCTACACCGAGTCGGGCGTTCCCGCCGGCACCAGCGGCTGCGTGACCGGCACGGCCAACGGCAAGAACACCTACGCCAATCCGGCCCTTTGCGCATCGCTGTGGGATCCGGATCCGGGCACCTACTATCCTGGCCATCTGCAGCGCAACAACAATCCGGCGCGCTACAACACGGATACGGTCGCGCTCTACGGCTTCGACACGATCAAGTTCAACGAGCAATGGCAAGCCAGCCTGGGCCTGCGCTGGGACAACTACCGCACCAGCGGCAGCAACATCGCCAAGGGCCGCAACGACCCGGCCAGCACCCCGGCGTTCTACAGCACCAGCCGCGAGGACAATCTCTTCAACTACCAGGTCGGCGTGGCCTACAAGCCGGCGCCGAACGGCACCATTTACGCCACCTACGGCACCTCTTCCACGCCGTCGGCCATCGCCTCCAGCGCGATCAGCGACGCCGTGTCGGTCACGAGCCAGTCGCTCGAGCCGGAAAAGAGCCGCACGGTGGAACTGGGCACGAAGTGGCAGGTGTTCGATGACCGCCTGACGCTGTCGGCGGCCGCCTTCCAGGACATCCGCAAGAACACCAGCGTCGCCGTTTCGGCCACCGAGACCGCGCAAGTCGGCGAAGCCAAGGTGCGCGGCATCGAACTGGGCTTCTCGGGCAGCATCACGCCCAAGTGGAACGTGTTCGGCGGCTACACCTTCATGGACAGCGAAATGACCAAGGGCGCCTACAACAGCGGCGCCGTGGGCCAGGACCTGCCCAACACCCCGCGCAACGCCTTCAGCCTGTGGACCACCTACAAGGTGCTGCCCAAGCTGACGGTCGGCGGCGGCGCCTACTACGTGGACAAGGTGTACGGCAATTCGGACGCGACCAAGAACGCCGACGGCACGCCCAAGGCGCGCTGGGTGCCTTCCTACTGGCGCTTCGACGCCATGGCCGCCTACGAATTCAACGACCACATGTCGGCTCAGTTGAACGTGCTGAACATTTTCGACGAAACGTACTACACCAAGGCCTATGCGGCGCACTACGCGGCGCTGGGCACGGGCCGGGCGGCGCTGCTCTCGCTGCGCGTGCGGTACTGA